A stretch of Dehalococcoidia bacterium DNA encodes these proteins:
- the rpsJ gene encoding 30S ribosomal protein S10 translates to MPRQKIRIRLKAFDHRILDQSAEQIVEAAERTGVSVAGPIPLPTEIKKFTVNRSPFVDKDSREQFEIRTHKRLIDIIEPSSRTVDTLMRLQLPAGVDIEIKL, encoded by the coding sequence ATGCCGAGGCAGAAGATCAGAATCCGGCTGAAGGCTTTCGACCACCGCATCCTCGACCAGTCTGCCGAGCAGATCGTCGAGGCGGCGGAGCGGACGGGCGTGTCCGTGGCGGGGCCGATCCCTCTCCCCACCGAGATCAAGAAGTTCACGGTGAACCGCTCGCCTTTCGTGGACAAGGACTCACGGGAGCAGTTCGAGATCCGGACGCACAAGCGCCTTATCGACATAATCGAGCCTTCGTCGCGGACGGTGGACACGCTGATGCGCCTGCAATTGCCGGCGGGCGTAGACATCGAGATAAAGCTGTAG
- a CDS encoding trehalose-6-phosphate synthase yields the protein MLAQIQPAPSPARPVTEPSRRLIVASNRGPFVHSFSDSGRIVRTAAAGGVGTALTAASHMAPLVWLAAPASDADRMLAIADRAVPLGEASVVRFVEVPEEAQRLSYEVFANPVLWFAQHGLTSLLERDLLGPEVWRAWEHGYRRVNQVLAAAIIRQVDEEGSDSVMLHDYHLYLASRTVKALRPAVTLQQFVHIPWPAPHAWEALPPKMVSAMCRGLLGNDSLAFQTEESVEHFLATCSIYLRDEVDVKAASGEVKRNGRTTTVWSNPISVEVRALREEMESSEAARYRALLEVERASCERLIVRVDRLDPSKDIAGGFRAYERLLEGRPEWRGKVRFLAFLVPSRTSIPEYASYAREVMSLVERINRRFGTPGWQPLRVFHEHNRLQALAGLELYDVLLVNSVADGMNLVAKEGPVLNQRDGVLVLSTSAGSYAELRRGAVGVPPGDEAATSAALDLALRMPAGERRARAEELRACIERHQLADWLRLLLKDMTIRGYVRELSRAGSHG from the coding sequence ATGCTCGCGCAGATTCAACCCGCCCCCAGCCCAGCGCGCCCCGTCACCGAGCCCAGCCGCAGGCTGATCGTAGCCAGTAACCGCGGGCCCTTCGTGCACTCCTTCAGCGACAGCGGGCGCATCGTCCGCACTGCTGCCGCGGGAGGGGTCGGTACGGCCCTTACCGCGGCCAGCCACATGGCGCCCCTGGTCTGGCTTGCCGCGCCGGCGTCGGACGCGGACCGGATGCTCGCGATCGCTGACCGGGCGGTGCCACTGGGAGAAGCCAGCGTTGTGCGCTTTGTGGAGGTGCCGGAGGAGGCGCAGCGGCTGTCTTATGAGGTTTTCGCGAACCCGGTCCTGTGGTTCGCGCAGCACGGCCTGACGTCCCTGCTGGAGCGCGACCTCCTGGGGCCGGAGGTCTGGCGCGCCTGGGAGCACGGCTACCGGCGCGTGAACCAGGTGCTTGCCGCGGCGATTATCCGCCAGGTGGATGAAGAGGGCTCGGACAGCGTGATGCTGCACGACTACCACCTCTACCTCGCCTCGCGCACGGTGAAGGCCCTGCGGCCGGCAGTGACCCTGCAGCAGTTCGTCCACATACCTTGGCCTGCGCCACACGCATGGGAGGCGCTGCCGCCGAAGATGGTCTCGGCCATGTGCCGAGGCCTGCTGGGGAACGACAGCCTTGCCTTTCAGACGGAGGAGTCGGTCGAGCACTTCCTGGCAACGTGCTCGATCTACCTTCGCGATGAGGTCGACGTGAAGGCCGCGTCCGGGGAGGTCAAGCGTAACGGCCGGACGACGACGGTCTGGTCGAACCCCATCTCAGTCGAAGTCAGGGCCCTGCGGGAAGAAATGGAGTCGAGTGAGGCCGCACGCTATCGCGCGCTGCTAGAGGTCGAGCGCGCGAGCTGCGAACGGCTGATCGTGCGGGTGGACCGGCTGGACCCGAGCAAGGACATCGCGGGTGGCTTTCGGGCCTACGAGCGGCTCCTGGAGGGTCGCCCCGAGTGGCGCGGCAAGGTCAGGTTCCTTGCCTTCCTGGTACCTTCGCGGACGTCAATCCCCGAGTACGCCAGCTACGCGCGCGAGGTTATGTCCCTGGTGGAGCGCATCAACCGCCGCTTCGGCACGCCAGGGTGGCAGCCGCTACGGGTGTTCCACGAGCACAACCGCCTCCAGGCCCTCGCCGGGCTCGAACTGTACGACGTACTTCTCGTGAACTCGGTGGCGGACGGGATGAACCTCGTGGCGAAGGAGGGTCCTGTCCTGAACCAGCGCGATGGTGTACTCGTTCTGTCCACCAGCGCCGGCTCCTACGCGGAGCTGCGCCGCGGCGCGGTTGGCGTGCCGCCCGGGGACGAGGCGGCGACGTCGGCCGCCCTCGACCTGGCGCTGCGAATGCCCGCGGGCGAGCGCCGCGCCCGGGCCGAGGAGCTCCGCGCCTGTATCGAACGGCACCAGCTTGCGGACTGGCTGCGCCTGCTGCTCAAGGACATGACCATCAGGGGCTACGTCAGGGAGCTCTCGCGAGCAGGCAGCCACGGTTGA
- a CDS encoding CBS domain-containing protein, whose protein sequence is MEDSRLALIEAFEADTASQHLVRNVPVVSPATTAGEARDGIIGKRFESAVDVAVVREGRLEGLIRIEDLLAAEPGRRCAEIMDGNPPVVAPGIDQEQAAWKAVHQAQGSVAVVDSTG, encoded by the coding sequence ATGGAAGACAGCAGGCTCGCCCTGATCGAGGCGTTCGAAGCCGACACCGCCAGCCAGCACCTGGTGCGAAATGTACCGGTCGTTTCACCCGCCACGACGGCCGGGGAAGCGCGTGACGGCATCATCGGTAAACGCTTTGAAAGCGCCGTAGACGTCGCAGTAGTGCGCGAAGGCCGCCTCGAAGGGCTCATCCGCATCGAGGACTTGCTCGCCGCGGAACCCGGACGCCGCTGCGCGGAGATCATGGACGGCAACCCTCCCGTCGTAGCGCCGGGCATCGACCAGGAGCAGGCGGCCTGGAAGGCGGTCCATCAGGCCCAGGGCAGCGTGGCGGTGGTGGATTCCACGGGG
- the fusA gene encoding elongation factor G has translation MPRKTSIENLRNIGIIAHIDAGKTTVTERILYYTGRTYKIGEVHEGTAVMDWMAQERERGITITAAATTAEWKGHQVNIIDTPGHVDFTVEVERSLRVLDGGVVVFDAVAGVEPQSETVWRQADRYNVPRICFVNKMDRTGADFWRTVDMIAERLEARPIPIQIPWGVEADFQGVIDLVEERAWYFSGERDTPPEERPIPEELQDAFERARDRLIEKVAEEDEQLMISYVEGRHVTVTELKKALRRATLSGAITPVLCGSALRNKGIQLLLDAVVDYLPSPEDIPPVKGTNPKTGEVEERRADDKEPMVGLVFKIVSDEYVGRLAYVRIYSGIVTSGMAVLNTTRDKQERFGRLLRMHANQREEVTDAAAGEIIAAVGLKNTFTGDTLSDPSKPLVLEPIKFPEPVISQAIEPKSKADQDKMSEALVKLSEEDPTFRIRFDEETGQTLISGMGELHLEVIVDRMMREFGVNATVGRPQVAYREALTRPVRVEGRFVRQTGGRGQYGVIWLEVEPRERGAGFLFENKIVGGAVPKEYLPAVEAGVKDALESGPLGGYPVVDVKVAAVDGSYHPVDSSEMAFRMAAIDGMRKAMEMADPVLLEPIMKVEVRTPEQFFGEVLGDINSRRGHVQEVESFGSLQIIRALIPLAETFGYTTDLRSLTQGRATQTMEFDHYEVVPPQVAEKLGARQKVRR, from the coding sequence ATGCCCCGCAAGACCTCGATTGAGAACCTCCGCAACATAGGCATCATCGCCCATATCGACGCCGGGAAGACCACGGTCACCGAGCGCATCCTCTATTACACCGGCCGTACCTACAAGATCGGCGAGGTGCACGAGGGCACGGCGGTCATGGACTGGATGGCCCAGGAGCGGGAGCGCGGCATCACCATTACGGCCGCCGCCACCACCGCCGAATGGAAGGGCCACCAGGTGAACATCATCGACACCCCTGGGCACGTCGACTTCACGGTAGAAGTCGAGCGCAGCCTGCGGGTGCTCGATGGCGGCGTCGTGGTGTTCGATGCGGTGGCCGGCGTCGAGCCGCAGTCGGAGACGGTCTGGCGGCAGGCGGACCGCTACAACGTGCCGCGCATCTGCTTCGTCAACAAGATGGACCGCACGGGTGCGGACTTCTGGCGCACGGTGGACATGATCGCCGAGCGGCTGGAGGCGCGTCCGATCCCGATCCAGATCCCCTGGGGCGTGGAAGCCGACTTTCAGGGCGTGATCGACCTGGTCGAGGAGCGCGCCTGGTACTTCTCCGGCGAGCGCGACACGCCGCCCGAGGAGCGGCCTATCCCCGAGGAGCTGCAGGACGCCTTCGAACGGGCGCGAGACCGGCTGATCGAGAAGGTGGCGGAAGAAGACGAGCAGCTCATGATCTCGTACGTGGAGGGGCGCCACGTTACGGTGACCGAGCTGAAGAAGGCCCTGAGGCGGGCGACCCTCAGCGGCGCGATCACCCCCGTCCTTTGCGGCAGCGCCCTGCGCAACAAGGGTATCCAGCTCCTGCTGGACGCCGTGGTCGACTACCTACCGTCGCCGGAGGACATCCCGCCGGTGAAGGGCACGAACCCGAAGACGGGTGAGGTGGAAGAGCGCAGGGCCGATGACAAAGAGCCCATGGTCGGCCTGGTCTTCAAGATCGTGTCGGACGAGTACGTAGGCCGGCTGGCATACGTCCGCATTTACTCCGGGATCGTCACGAGCGGTATGGCGGTGTTGAACACGACGCGCGACAAGCAGGAGCGGTTCGGCCGGCTGCTGCGCATGCACGCTAACCAGCGCGAGGAGGTAACCGACGCCGCGGCTGGCGAGATCATCGCTGCCGTGGGCCTCAAGAACACCTTCACCGGAGACACGCTCTCCGACCCCTCGAAGCCCCTCGTCCTCGAACCGATCAAATTCCCCGAACCGGTAATCTCCCAGGCAATCGAGCCGAAGTCCAAGGCGGACCAGGACAAGATGTCCGAGGCCCTGGTCAAGCTGTCCGAAGAAGACCCTACCTTCCGCATACGGTTCGACGAGGAGACGGGACAAACACTGATCTCCGGGATGGGCGAGCTTCACCTGGAAGTGATCGTGGACCGGATGATGCGAGAGTTCGGCGTGAACGCGACCGTCGGCCGCCCGCAGGTGGCCTATCGCGAGGCGCTAACGCGCCCGGTGCGCGTCGAGGGCCGCTTCGTGCGCCAGACTGGCGGCCGCGGGCAGTACGGCGTCATCTGGCTCGAGGTGGAGCCGCGGGAGCGCGGCGCCGGGTTCCTTTTCGAGAACAAGATTGTCGGCGGCGCCGTGCCGAAGGAGTATCTGCCGGCGGTCGAGGCGGGCGTCAAGGACGCGCTCGAGAGCGGACCTCTCGGCGGTTACCCGGTGGTCGATGTGAAGGTGGCGGCCGTGGACGGTTCCTACCACCCGGTCGACTCCTCGGAGATGGCCTTCCGCATGGCAGCGATCGACGGCATGCGCAAGGCGATGGAGATGGCGGACCCGGTCCTGCTGGAACCGATCATGAAGGTGGAAGTGCGGACGCCAGAGCAGTTCTTCGGCGAAGTGCTCGGCGACATCAACTCGCGGCGTGGCCACGTGCAGGAGGTGGAGAGCTTCGGGTCGCTGCAGATCATCCGCGCCCTGATACCCCTGGCCGAGACCTTCGGCTACACCACGGACCTGAGGTCTCTGACCCAGGGCCGGGCGACGCAGACGATGGAGTTTGACCACTACGAGGTCGTGCCGCCGCAGGTGGCAGAAAAGCTTGGCGCGCGCCAGAAGGTGCGCCGCTAA
- the leuS gene encoding leucine--tRNA ligase, whose amino-acid sequence MTETRERPAREVRIDRYEPKTFEPKWRERWEAEQIYKTFEDPSKPKFYCLDFFPYPSGDGLSVGHVRNYVPTDVISRYYRMRGYNVLHPMGWDAFGLPAENHAIQTGIHPAQTVKNNTDTYRRQLRMVGTSYDWSREINSSSPDYYKWTQWFFLLLYKRGLAYRAIQPAWWCPKDATVLANEEVEGGLCWRCGTEVVKKDMPQWFFKITDYADRLIEDLDLIDWPERIKTMQRNWIGRSEGAEFEMRVQGREGLSFRVFTTRPDTSFGMTFAVLAPEHPLVPEITTPDRQDEVKAFVERVSRVSEIERLSTEGDIKSRGVFTGAYAINPFNQRPVPIFLADYVLATYGTGAIMAVPGEDQRDWDFAKAYGLPIIRTVQPPEGWEGEAYTGDGPKINSDWLDGTPTVAEAIEKAIAWLVDQGIGERTINYRLRDWLISRQRYWGAPIPIVHCARCGEVPVPEDQLPVRLPDIENYAPSGTGRSPLANVPEFVNTTCPNCEGPAERETDTMGGFACSSWYFLRFTSPHEDSYPFDPQAMRYWMPVDLYVGGAEHAVMHLLYARFWTKVMYDAGIVPFKEPFQKLMNQGVVHAPDGLRMSKSKGNVITPDSVVERFSADALRGYELFMAPFEQNVNWSEEGVRGIHRWLNRVWQLVLDEPDYGDPGAEAVREMRRWTHRTIRKATEDIERLHFNTMISALMEYTNFLQAAREAGPVQREAWDEAIDAMLRMLAPPVPYIAEELWMRRGGAFSVHQQSWPSYDDALAAADTFTLVVQVNGRLRDRFEVPVDISEEAAKEMALASPRVRAHTEGKELVRVLYVPGRLVNIVVR is encoded by the coding sequence ATGACCGAGACCCGGGAACGGCCGGCCCGCGAGGTGCGCATCGACCGCTACGAGCCGAAGACCTTCGAACCGAAGTGGCGGGAGCGTTGGGAGGCCGAGCAGATCTACAAGACCTTCGAGGACCCCTCGAAGCCGAAGTTCTACTGCCTGGACTTCTTCCCCTACCCCAGCGGCGACGGTCTCTCAGTCGGCCACGTCCGCAACTACGTGCCCACGGACGTCATCTCCCGCTACTACCGCATGCGGGGCTACAACGTGCTGCACCCGATGGGCTGGGACGCCTTCGGACTGCCGGCGGAGAACCACGCGATTCAGACAGGCATCCACCCGGCTCAGACGGTGAAGAACAACACGGACACCTACAGGCGCCAGCTGCGCATGGTGGGCACCTCGTACGACTGGTCGCGCGAGATCAACTCGAGCTCGCCGGACTACTACAAGTGGACGCAGTGGTTCTTCCTCTTGCTGTACAAGCGCGGCCTGGCGTACCGCGCCATCCAGCCCGCCTGGTGGTGTCCGAAGGATGCGACCGTCCTGGCGAACGAGGAGGTCGAGGGTGGCCTCTGCTGGCGTTGCGGCACGGAAGTGGTCAAAAAGGACATGCCGCAGTGGTTCTTCAAGATAACGGACTACGCCGACCGCCTGATCGAGGACCTGGACCTGATTGACTGGCCGGAGCGCATCAAGACGATGCAGCGGAACTGGATCGGCCGCAGCGAGGGCGCCGAGTTCGAGATGAGGGTCCAGGGCCGGGAGGGGCTCTCCTTCCGCGTGTTCACTACGCGGCCGGACACGAGCTTCGGCATGACGTTCGCCGTGCTGGCGCCCGAGCACCCGCTGGTGCCCGAAATTACCACACCGGACCGGCAGGACGAGGTGAAGGCCTTCGTCGAGCGCGTCTCGCGCGTGTCCGAGATCGAGCGGCTGTCCACCGAAGGTGACATAAAGTCGCGCGGGGTCTTTACCGGGGCGTACGCCATCAACCCGTTCAATCAGCGTCCGGTCCCCATCTTCCTCGCCGACTACGTGCTCGCCACCTACGGCACCGGCGCGATTATGGCCGTGCCCGGCGAAGACCAGCGCGACTGGGATTTCGCGAAGGCGTACGGTCTGCCGATCATCCGCACGGTGCAACCTCCCGAGGGCTGGGAGGGCGAGGCCTACACCGGCGACGGCCCGAAGATCAACTCCGATTGGCTGGATGGGACGCCAACGGTGGCCGAAGCGATCGAGAAGGCGATCGCCTGGCTCGTGGACCAGGGCATCGGCGAGCGCACCATCAACTACCGCCTGCGCGACTGGCTGATCTCTCGCCAGCGGTACTGGGGCGCGCCGATCCCGATCGTGCACTGCGCCAGGTGCGGCGAGGTGCCGGTGCCCGAGGACCAGTTGCCGGTGCGCCTGCCCGATATCGAGAACTATGCGCCCTCCGGCACCGGACGGAGCCCGCTGGCCAATGTCCCGGAGTTCGTGAACACCACCTGCCCGAACTGCGAGGGCCCAGCAGAGCGCGAGACGGACACGATGGGCGGCTTCGCCTGCTCGTCCTGGTACTTCCTGCGCTTCACCAGCCCGCACGAAGACAGCTACCCCTTCGACCCGCAGGCCATGCGCTACTGGATGCCCGTCGACCTGTATGTGGGCGGCGCCGAGCATGCGGTAATGCACCTGCTGTACGCCCGCTTCTGGACGAAGGTGATGTACGACGCGGGGATCGTGCCGTTCAAGGAGCCCTTCCAGAAGCTCATGAACCAGGGCGTCGTGCATGCGCCCGATGGGCTGCGCATGTCCAAGAGCAAAGGCAACGTGATCACCCCGGACAGCGTCGTCGAGCGGTTCAGCGCCGACGCCCTCCGCGGCTACGAGCTCTTCATGGCACCCTTCGAGCAGAACGTGAACTGGAGTGAGGAAGGCGTCCGCGGAATCCATCGCTGGCTAAACCGCGTCTGGCAGTTGGTCCTCGACGAGCCGGACTATGGCGACCCTGGCGCCGAAGCCGTGCGCGAGATGCGCCGCTGGACGCATCGGACGATCCGCAAGGCGACGGAGGATATCGAGCGGCTGCACTTCAACACTATGATCTCGGCCCTGATGGAGTACACGAACTTCCTGCAGGCGGCGCGCGAGGCGGGGCCGGTGCAGCGCGAAGCGTGGGATGAGGCCATCGACGCGATGCTGCGCATGCTGGCTCCGCCCGTGCCCTACATCGCCGAGGAGCTCTGGATGCGCCGGGGCGGGGCGTTCAGCGTCCACCAGCAGTCATGGCCCTCATACGATGACGCGCTGGCGGCTGCCGATACGTTCACGCTGGTCGTGCAGGTCAATGGCAGGTTGCGCGACCGGTTCGAAGTGCCTGTCGACATCAGCGAGGAGGCGGCGAAGGAGATGGCTCTGGCCAGTCCGCGCGTGCGTGCCCACACGGAGGGCAAGGAGCTGGTGCGCGTGCTTTACGTCCCCGGCCGCCTGGTGAACATCGTCGTCAGGTAG
- a CDS encoding alpha/beta fold hydrolase — protein sequence MLAAMLLAACGDDDGGGAGAGDAPKVTPTPREVTVISTIPALSPTPATGGGRASDERVAFQTEDGVVIRGHVYTAPGPQRRAVIFAHMFTDDQRSWQPFARELAASGVATLTFDFRGYGETGGSRDVSRIDRDLAAAVLFLKSRDYPLIYLVGASMGGTAALKVAASQEVAGVVAVSAPVSFMGLSAQSDVTRVTERKAFLASRNDPEGAAQALQQFMQLAPEPKESFLFEGSAHGTALLQGATAGPFKAWISEFVQR from the coding sequence TTGCTAGCCGCCATGCTGCTGGCCGCTTGCGGCGACGACGATGGTGGCGGCGCCGGCGCCGGGGACGCGCCCAAGGTGACGCCAACGCCGCGGGAAGTCACCGTCATCAGCACCATTCCCGCCCTCAGTCCAACTCCGGCTACCGGTGGCGGTCGCGCCTCAGACGAACGTGTCGCCTTCCAGACAGAGGACGGAGTCGTCATTCGCGGGCACGTCTATACGGCGCCGGGGCCCCAGCGGCGGGCCGTGATCTTCGCCCACATGTTTACCGATGACCAGCGCTCCTGGCAGCCCTTCGCGAGGGAACTGGCGGCCTCCGGCGTGGCGACCCTGACCTTCGACTTCCGCGGTTACGGCGAGACCGGCGGTAGCAGGGACGTGAGCCGCATTGACCGCGACCTGGCCGCGGCCGTGCTCTTTCTGAAGTCGCGGGACTATCCGCTCATCTACCTGGTAGGCGCGAGCATGGGTGGCACGGCAGCCCTGAAAGTCGCCGCCAGCCAGGAAGTCGCGGGGGTCGTTGCCGTCTCCGCACCTGTCAGCTTCATGGGCCTGAGCGCGCAGTCGGACGTTACGCGCGTGACGGAGAGAAAAGCCTTTCTCGCCAGCCGTAACGACCCCGAGGGCGCCGCCCAGGCCCTGCAGCAATTCATGCAGCTGGCGCCGGAACCCAAGGAATCCTTCCTCTTCGAGGGTTCCGCGCACGGTACGGCCCTGCTCCAGGGCGCGACGGCAGGGCCATTCAAGGCCTGGATAAGCGAATTCGTACAACGCTAG
- a CDS encoding phosphatase PAP2 family protein: MAGTSVKESSTALNSRTAAGQTAGRLSQAGLRFIPEVLLVGLGYLVYSQVRGLAADRTTDAFETALWIIDLERNLGLFEELALQQLVLQTGGLIEPFNIVYFYGLFPLIIPTAIWLFLSHRPTYVLLRNAFLISGGIAVCFYLLTPTMPPRLLPGFGFVDTALNHPLVPTYSSIPGVNHYAALPSMHVGWNFLVTLGLVGTLGRTWLRFTVLAIPVTMFFSTVVTGNHYFFDGVAGLVVASAGLGVAMVIEKRFSSGGDRALPMLRRRSRVEPLAPARAG, translated from the coding sequence TTGGCAGGCACTTCGGTCAAGGAATCGAGCACAGCGCTGAACTCCCGCACCGCAGCTGGCCAGACTGCCGGACGCCTATCCCAGGCCGGGTTGCGCTTCATTCCAGAGGTGCTGCTCGTGGGCCTGGGCTATTTGGTCTACTCGCAAGTCCGCGGCCTCGCCGCCGACCGCACGACGGACGCATTCGAGACGGCGCTCTGGATTATCGACCTCGAGCGCAACCTCGGCCTCTTCGAGGAGCTGGCTCTGCAGCAGCTCGTCCTCCAGACGGGTGGCCTCATCGAGCCCTTCAACATCGTGTACTTCTACGGCCTCTTCCCGCTCATCATCCCCACGGCAATCTGGCTCTTCCTCTCCCACCGCCCGACCTATGTCCTATTGCGCAACGCCTTTCTCATCTCGGGCGGTATCGCCGTGTGCTTCTATCTCCTCACGCCGACCATGCCGCCGCGGCTCCTCCCCGGCTTTGGCTTCGTGGACACGGCCCTAAACCACCCGCTGGTGCCGACCTATTCCAGCATTCCAGGCGTGAACCACTACGCCGCCTTGCCCTCCATGCACGTGGGCTGGAATTTCCTGGTCACCCTTGGCCTCGTGGGCACGCTCGGCCGTACCTGGCTGCGGTTCACCGTGCTCGCCATACCCGTAACGATGTTCTTCTCGACCGTCGTCACGGGAAACCATTACTTCTTCGATGGCGTGGCCGGACTCGTGGTCGCCTCCGCCGGCCTCGGCGTTGCCATGGTGATCGAGAAGCGCTTCTCCTCCGGCGGTGACCGAGCGCTGCCAATGCTGCGGCGGCGGTCTCGGGTGGAGCCCTTGGCGCCAGCGCGCGCAGGCTGA
- the rpsL gene encoding 30S ribosomal protein S12 yields the protein MPTINQLVRRPRSAPSRKTKAPALRWRYNALHNKTEWTKGSPQKRGVCVQVRTMTPKKPNSALRKIARVRLTNQMEVTAYIPGEGHSLQEHSVVLIRGGRVKDLPGVRYHIIRGALDASGVANRKRGRSKYGARKS from the coding sequence TTGCCGACGATCAACCAGCTTGTGAGGCGTCCGCGCTCCGCGCCTTCCCGGAAGACGAAGGCTCCGGCCCTGCGCTGGCGCTACAACGCCCTGCACAACAAGACAGAGTGGACCAAGGGCTCACCACAGAAGCGCGGGGTCTGCGTGCAAGTCCGCACCATGACGCCGAAGAAGCCGAACTCGGCCCTGCGCAAGATCGCCCGTGTGCGCCTGACGAACCAGATGGAAGTCACGGCCTACATCCCGGGGGAGGGCCACAGCCTTCAGGAGCACTCGGTGGTGTTGATCCGCGGCGGGCGCGTAAAGGACCTGCCCGGCGTCCGGTATCACATCATCCGCGGCGCGCTCGACGCGTCGGGTGTCGCTAACCGCAAGCGCGGCCGCAGCAAGTACGGCGCGAGGAAGAGCTAG
- the rpsG gene encoding 30S ribosomal protein S7, with amino-acid sequence MPRRGRAPRREIPPDPKFHSRPLQAFINKVMVGGKKSTAERIVYGALELVEQQAHRPAMDVFDQALRNATPAVEVKPRRVGGATYQVPVDIRAERRSSLAMRWLVRSARARRGRSMAEKLAGELLDAAAGQGATVKRREDTHRMAEANRAFVHYRW; translated from the coding sequence ATGCCGCGACGAGGCCGCGCCCCCAGGCGAGAGATCCCGCCGGACCCGAAGTTCCACAGCCGGCCGCTGCAGGCGTTCATCAACAAGGTGATGGTCGGCGGCAAGAAGAGCACGGCGGAGCGCATCGTCTATGGCGCCCTGGAACTCGTCGAGCAGCAGGCCCACCGGCCGGCGATGGACGTGTTCGACCAGGCGCTGCGCAACGCCACGCCGGCGGTCGAGGTGAAGCCTCGGCGCGTCGGCGGCGCAACCTACCAGGTCCCGGTGGATATTCGCGCCGAGCGGCGATCGTCCCTGGCCATGCGCTGGCTCGTGCGCTCCGCCCGGGCCAGGCGGGGCCGGTCGATGGCCGAGAAGCTGGCGGGCGAGCTGCTGGATGCGGCCGCGGGCCAGGGCGCGACAGTGAAACGCAGAGAGGACACGCACCGGATGGCGGAGGCGAACCGCGCCTTCGTCCACTACCGCTGGTAA
- a CDS encoding glycosyltransferase family 4 protein translates to MRILVVSPYDLAISGGVTSHVNQVVKQFRRMGHEALLLGPASRPLKPDRFTVRIGGTIRFFSKGDAARINFNPLIIREVRRFLSGQEFDVVHLHEPFVPFLGPAVLKLGKAIKIGTYHASRSGPHWPYIVILPFIRFWDRRLDGRIAVSGRSQMLINRYVPGDYKIIPNGIDFGRFATPAGQPQKFRDSNPTILYVGRLEPRKGVEYLIRAFPMIKAAMPKARLVIVGEGGLMDNCQRLVRRLNLDDVFFEGHVPGSQLPGYFQRADLVCVPSTGNESFGIVLAEAMAAGTPVVASRIEGFRTLIEDRRTGVFAEPRDPESIAEKALMVLQSGEFRQELIENGQEKARRYDWENVCYELLEYYESLLETVPASKPRAVLSTAG, encoded by the coding sequence TTGAGAATCCTCGTTGTAAGCCCGTACGACCTCGCGATCTCCGGCGGCGTCACCAGTCACGTCAACCAGGTCGTAAAGCAGTTTCGGCGCATGGGCCATGAAGCCCTGCTGCTAGGCCCCGCTTCCCGTCCCCTCAAGCCCGATCGCTTCACGGTCCGCATCGGCGGGACCATACGCTTCTTCTCGAAGGGAGATGCGGCGCGGATCAACTTCAACCCTCTGATCATTCGCGAAGTCCGGCGCTTCCTCAGCGGCCAGGAGTTCGACGTTGTCCATCTACACGAGCCGTTCGTGCCATTCCTTGGCCCGGCAGTCCTGAAGCTCGGCAAGGCGATCAAGATCGGCACCTACCACGCCTCTCGGTCCGGGCCGCACTGGCCTTACATCGTCATCCTGCCGTTCATTCGCTTCTGGGACCGGCGACTGGACGGCCGCATTGCCGTCTCCGGGCGGTCGCAGATGCTGATCAACCGCTACGTGCCGGGCGACTACAAGATCATCCCTAACGGCATCGACTTCGGGCGCTTCGCGACGCCAGCGGGCCAGCCACAGAAGTTCCGGGACTCCAACCCTACGATCCTTTATGTCGGGCGCCTCGAACCGCGGAAGGGCGTCGAGTACCTGATCCGCGCCTTCCCGATGATCAAAGCCGCGATGCCGAAGGCGCGCCTGGTGATCGTTGGCGAAGGCGGACTCATGGACAACTGCCAGCGCCTGGTGAGGCGCCTTAACCTGGACGATGTCTTCTTCGAAGGACACGTGCCGGGGTCGCAGCTACCTGGCTACTTCCAGCGCGCCGACCTCGTGTGCGTGCCATCCACGGGCAACGAGAGCTTCGGCATTGTGCTCGCCGAGGCCATGGCCGCGGGGACGCCCGTGGTCGCTTCCCGGATCGAGGGGTTCCGGACGCTGATCGAAGACCGGCGCACGGGCGTTTTCGCCGAGCCGCGCGACCCGGAAAGCATCGCCGAGAAGGCGCTCATGGTGCTGCAGAGCGGCGAGTTTCGCCAGGAGCTAATCGAGAACGGCCAGGAGAAGGCCAGGCGCTACGACTGGGAGAACGTGTGTTACGAGCTCCTGGAGTACTACGAGTCGTTGCTGGAGACGGTGCCGGCCAGCAAGCCGCGGGCTGTGCTCAGCACGGCTGGCTGA